One stretch of Phocoena phocoena chromosome 10, mPhoPho1.1, whole genome shotgun sequence DNA includes these proteins:
- the FLOT1 gene encoding flotillin-1 isoform X1, whose translation MFFTCGPNEAMVVSGFCRSPPVMVAGGRVFVLPCIQQIQRISLNTLTLNVKSEKVYTRHGVPISVTGIAQVKIQGQNKEMLAAACQMFLGKTEAEIAHIALETLEGHQRAIMAHMTVEEIYKDRQKFSEQVFKVASSDLVNMGISVVSYTLKDIHDDQDYLHSLGKARTAQVQKDARIGEAEAKRDAGIREAKAKQEKVSAQYLSEIEMAKAQRDYELKKAAYDIEVNTRRAQADLAYQLQVAKTKQQIEEQRVQVQVVERAQQVAVQEQEIARREKELEARVRKPAEAERYKLERLAAAEKSQLIMQAEAEAESVRMRGEAEAFAIGARARAEAEQMAKKAEAFQLYQEAAQLDMLLEKLPQVAEEISGPLTSANKITLVSSGSGAMGAAKVTGEVLDILSRLPESVERLTGVSISQVNHKPLRTA comes from the exons ATGTTTTTCACCTGTGGCCCAAACGAGGCCATGGTGGTCTCCG GTTTCTGCCGGAGCCCCCCAGTCATGGTGGCTGGAGGACGTGTCTTTGTCCTGCCCTGCATCCAGCAAATCCAGAG GATCTCTCTCAACACACTGACCCTCAATGTCAAGAGTGAAAAGGTTTACACTCGCCATGGGGTCCCCATCTCAGTCACTGGCATTGCCCAG GTGAAGATTCAGGGCCAGAATAAGGAAATGTTGGCAGCTGCCTGCCAGATGTTCCTGGGCAAGACAGAGGCTGAGATTGCCCACATCGCACTGGAGACGCTGGAGGGCCACCAGAGGGCTATTATGGCCCACATGACTGTGGAG GAAATCTATAAGGACAGGCAGAAATTCTCAGAGCAAGTTTTCAAAGTGGCCTCCTCAGACCTGGTCAACATGGGCATCAGCGTGGTCAGCTACACCCTGAAGGACATTCACGACGATCAG GACTATTTGCACTCCTTGGGGAAGGCTCGAACAGCTCAAGTCCAAAAAGATGCTCGGATTGGGGAAGCGGAGGCCAAGAGAGACGCTGGGATCCGG GAGGCCAAAGCCAAGCAAGAAAAGGTGTCTGCTCAGTACCTGAGTGAGATCGAGATGGCCAAGGCGCAGAGGGACTACGAGCTCAAGAAGGCTGCATACGACATTGAGGTCAACACCCGCCGAGCACAGGCTGACCTGGCCTATCAGCTTCAG GTGGCCAAGACGAAGCAGCAGATCGAGGAACAGCGGGTCCAGGTGCAGGTGGTGGAGCGGGCCCAGCAGGTGGCAGTGCAGGAGCAGGAGATCGCCCGCCGGGAGAAGGAGCTGGAGGCCCGCGTGCGGAAGCCGGCGGAAGCCGAGCGCTACAAGCTGGAGCGCCTAGCGGCGGCAGAGAA GTCCCAGCTGATCATGCAGGCAGAGGCAGAAGCCGAGTCTGTGCGG ATGCGTGGGGAAGCCGAGGCCTTTGCCATAGGGGCCCGAGCCCGGGCCGAGGCTGAGCAGATGGCCAAGAAGGCAGAGGCTTTCCAGCTGTACCAGGAGGCTGCTCAGTTGGACATGCTGCTGGAGAAGCTGCCCCAG GTGGCAGAGGAGATCAGTGGTCCCTTGACCTCGGCCAATAAGATCACACTGGTGTCCAGTGGAAGTGGGGCCATGGGGGCGGCCAAAGTGACCGGGGAAGTGCTGGACATCCTGAGCCGCCTGCCGGAGAGCGTGGAGAGACTCACAGGCGTCAGCATCTCCCAG GTGAACCACAAGCCTCTGAGAACAGCCTGA
- the FLOT1 gene encoding flotillin-1 isoform X2, translated as MFFTCGPNEAMVVSGFCRSPPVMVAGGRVFVLPCIQQIQRISLNTLTLNVKSEKVYTRHGVPISVTGIAQVKIQGQNKEMLAAACQMFLGKTEAEIAHIALETLEGHQRAIMAHMTVEEIYKDRQKFSEQVFKVASSDLVNMGISVVSYTLKDIHDDQDYLHSLGKARTAQYLSEIEMAKAQRDYELKKAAYDIEVNTRRAQADLAYQLQVAKTKQQIEEQRVQVQVVERAQQVAVQEQEIARREKELEARVRKPAEAERYKLERLAAAEKSQLIMQAEAEAESVRMRGEAEAFAIGARARAEAEQMAKKAEAFQLYQEAAQLDMLLEKLPQVAEEISGPLTSANKITLVSSGSGAMGAAKVTGEVLDILSRLPESVERLTGVSISQVNHKPLRTA; from the exons ATGTTTTTCACCTGTGGCCCAAACGAGGCCATGGTGGTCTCCG GTTTCTGCCGGAGCCCCCCAGTCATGGTGGCTGGAGGACGTGTCTTTGTCCTGCCCTGCATCCAGCAAATCCAGAG GATCTCTCTCAACACACTGACCCTCAATGTCAAGAGTGAAAAGGTTTACACTCGCCATGGGGTCCCCATCTCAGTCACTGGCATTGCCCAG GTGAAGATTCAGGGCCAGAATAAGGAAATGTTGGCAGCTGCCTGCCAGATGTTCCTGGGCAAGACAGAGGCTGAGATTGCCCACATCGCACTGGAGACGCTGGAGGGCCACCAGAGGGCTATTATGGCCCACATGACTGTGGAG GAAATCTATAAGGACAGGCAGAAATTCTCAGAGCAAGTTTTCAAAGTGGCCTCCTCAGACCTGGTCAACATGGGCATCAGCGTGGTCAGCTACACCCTGAAGGACATTCACGACGATCAG GACTATTTGCACTCCTTGGGGAAGGCTCGAACAGCTCAA TACCTGAGTGAGATCGAGATGGCCAAGGCGCAGAGGGACTACGAGCTCAAGAAGGCTGCATACGACATTGAGGTCAACACCCGCCGAGCACAGGCTGACCTGGCCTATCAGCTTCAG GTGGCCAAGACGAAGCAGCAGATCGAGGAACAGCGGGTCCAGGTGCAGGTGGTGGAGCGGGCCCAGCAGGTGGCAGTGCAGGAGCAGGAGATCGCCCGCCGGGAGAAGGAGCTGGAGGCCCGCGTGCGGAAGCCGGCGGAAGCCGAGCGCTACAAGCTGGAGCGCCTAGCGGCGGCAGAGAA GTCCCAGCTGATCATGCAGGCAGAGGCAGAAGCCGAGTCTGTGCGG ATGCGTGGGGAAGCCGAGGCCTTTGCCATAGGGGCCCGAGCCCGGGCCGAGGCTGAGCAGATGGCCAAGAAGGCAGAGGCTTTCCAGCTGTACCAGGAGGCTGCTCAGTTGGACATGCTGCTGGAGAAGCTGCCCCAG GTGGCAGAGGAGATCAGTGGTCCCTTGACCTCGGCCAATAAGATCACACTGGTGTCCAGTGGAAGTGGGGCCATGGGGGCGGCCAAAGTGACCGGGGAAGTGCTGGACATCCTGAGCCGCCTGCCGGAGAGCGTGGAGAGACTCACAGGCGTCAGCATCTCCCAG GTGAACCACAAGCCTCTGAGAACAGCCTGA
- the FLOT1 gene encoding flotillin-1 isoform X3, translating to MFFTCGPNEAMVVSGFCRSPPVMVAGGRVFVLPCIQQIQRISLNTLTLNVKSEKVYTRHGVPISVTGIAQEIYKDRQKFSEQVFKVASSDLVNMGISVVSYTLKDIHDDQDYLHSLGKARTAQVQKDARIGEAEAKRDAGIREAKAKQEKVSAQYLSEIEMAKAQRDYELKKAAYDIEVNTRRAQADLAYQLQVAKTKQQIEEQRVQVQVVERAQQVAVQEQEIARREKELEARVRKPAEAERYKLERLAAAEKSQLIMQAEAEAESVRMRGEAEAFAIGARARAEAEQMAKKAEAFQLYQEAAQLDMLLEKLPQVAEEISGPLTSANKITLVSSGSGAMGAAKVTGEVLDILSRLPESVERLTGVSISQVNHKPLRTA from the exons ATGTTTTTCACCTGTGGCCCAAACGAGGCCATGGTGGTCTCCG GTTTCTGCCGGAGCCCCCCAGTCATGGTGGCTGGAGGACGTGTCTTTGTCCTGCCCTGCATCCAGCAAATCCAGAG GATCTCTCTCAACACACTGACCCTCAATGTCAAGAGTGAAAAGGTTTACACTCGCCATGGGGTCCCCATCTCAGTCACTGGCATTGCCCAG GAAATCTATAAGGACAGGCAGAAATTCTCAGAGCAAGTTTTCAAAGTGGCCTCCTCAGACCTGGTCAACATGGGCATCAGCGTGGTCAGCTACACCCTGAAGGACATTCACGACGATCAG GACTATTTGCACTCCTTGGGGAAGGCTCGAACAGCTCAAGTCCAAAAAGATGCTCGGATTGGGGAAGCGGAGGCCAAGAGAGACGCTGGGATCCGG GAGGCCAAAGCCAAGCAAGAAAAGGTGTCTGCTCAGTACCTGAGTGAGATCGAGATGGCCAAGGCGCAGAGGGACTACGAGCTCAAGAAGGCTGCATACGACATTGAGGTCAACACCCGCCGAGCACAGGCTGACCTGGCCTATCAGCTTCAG GTGGCCAAGACGAAGCAGCAGATCGAGGAACAGCGGGTCCAGGTGCAGGTGGTGGAGCGGGCCCAGCAGGTGGCAGTGCAGGAGCAGGAGATCGCCCGCCGGGAGAAGGAGCTGGAGGCCCGCGTGCGGAAGCCGGCGGAAGCCGAGCGCTACAAGCTGGAGCGCCTAGCGGCGGCAGAGAA GTCCCAGCTGATCATGCAGGCAGAGGCAGAAGCCGAGTCTGTGCGG ATGCGTGGGGAAGCCGAGGCCTTTGCCATAGGGGCCCGAGCCCGGGCCGAGGCTGAGCAGATGGCCAAGAAGGCAGAGGCTTTCCAGCTGTACCAGGAGGCTGCTCAGTTGGACATGCTGCTGGAGAAGCTGCCCCAG GTGGCAGAGGAGATCAGTGGTCCCTTGACCTCGGCCAATAAGATCACACTGGTGTCCAGTGGAAGTGGGGCCATGGGGGCGGCCAAAGTGACCGGGGAAGTGCTGGACATCCTGAGCCGCCTGCCGGAGAGCGTGGAGAGACTCACAGGCGTCAGCATCTCCCAG GTGAACCACAAGCCTCTGAGAACAGCCTGA